Proteins found in one Paenibacillus borealis genomic segment:
- a CDS encoding ABC transporter permease encodes MTTTTPDIQLPAGKKKVNGLRRIWNTPSLLIGIIMFAVLILLALFIPYLSPYHPTEQNLSAFLQPPSSTHWLGTDQLGRDLFTRLIYAARTDLTIMVLAEIIPFCTGVLLGMLSGYYGKWTDRIIALITDTFIAFPFYLIVIIVAFASGAGERGIYITFILVGWIVFARVVRGLSASFREQEWVASAQTLGLPGIRIILRHLLPNVLPQAVVVLMTDMVGLLVAIVTLGYLGIGIAPPTPDWGTMISDGQPFITTAWWLSAVPGFAVVYTGIALSLLGDGLADIWRKK; translated from the coding sequence ATGACAACTACAACTCCAGATATACAATTGCCCGCGGGCAAGAAGAAAGTAAACGGGCTGAGACGGATATGGAATACCCCATCCCTGCTCATTGGAATCATTATGTTCGCTGTGCTTATTCTTCTGGCTCTGTTCATCCCTTACTTAAGTCCATATCATCCAACGGAGCAGAATTTGAGCGCCTTCCTGCAGCCGCCGTCATCCACCCACTGGCTGGGAACCGACCAGCTGGGGCGTGATTTGTTTACCAGACTAATCTATGCAGCGCGGACGGATCTGACTATCATGGTTCTGGCCGAGATCATTCCGTTCTGTACCGGTGTCTTACTGGGAATGCTGTCAGGGTATTACGGCAAATGGACCGACAGAATTATTGCACTGATTACAGATACATTTATCGCTTTCCCGTTCTATCTGATCGTAATTATCGTGGCCTTCGCCAGCGGTGCCGGGGAACGGGGGATTTATATCACCTTCATTCTCGTAGGCTGGATTGTATTCGCCCGTGTGGTCAGAGGACTTAGCGCATCCTTCCGGGAACAGGAATGGGTCGCTTCTGCCCAGACCTTAGGACTTCCCGGCATACGAATTATTCTACGCCATCTTCTGCCTAATGTATTGCCGCAAGCCGTTGTCGTGCTGATGACGGATATGGTCGGGCTGCTTGTAGCCATTGTAACACTGGGTTATCTGGGGATCGGCATTGCACCGCCGACACCGGACTGGGGGACAATGATCTCAGATGGACAACCCTTCATTACCACCGCCTGGTGGCTGTCGGCAGTTCCGGGATTCGCCGTGGTGTATACGGGGATTGCATTGTCTCTGTTAGGGGATGGCCTGGCCGATATTTGGAGGAAAAAATAA
- a CDS encoding ABC transporter ATP-binding protein: MSIEPVLEIESLTLAAKSKDILVNNISFSLARGESLGLVGESGSGKSLTLRAILGLLPRGVEQTGGTVRSTVSSAMVFQDPRGALDPLCPVVKQLAEVVYYRQQVSLRASRTIALELLARLGLPDSLRKTDRYPSQLSGGQCQRVVIALALACKPGILLCDEPTTALDVTVQRQIIDTITSLQRELGFAMVFVTHNLAIAANLCSRLYVMKQGQIVEHGETLNLLQHPADPYTQMLIDSVLPLPELEGSVQ; encoded by the coding sequence ATGTCAATTGAACCTGTGCTCGAAATAGAATCACTGACACTGGCAGCAAAGTCGAAAGATATTCTCGTCAATAATATAAGCTTCTCGCTTGCGCGCGGGGAGAGTCTCGGGCTGGTAGGGGAGTCTGGCTCCGGCAAGTCGCTTACTCTGCGAGCAATCCTTGGTCTCCTTCCTCGTGGTGTGGAGCAGACCGGAGGGACCGTCCGGAGTACGGTAAGCAGTGCGATGGTATTCCAGGACCCGAGAGGCGCGCTGGACCCGCTCTGTCCGGTTGTGAAACAGCTGGCAGAAGTCGTGTATTACAGACAACAAGTCAGCCTTAGAGCATCGCGGACAATTGCCCTGGAGCTGCTTGCAAGATTAGGTCTTCCGGATTCTTTGAGAAAAACAGACCGTTATCCAAGCCAGTTGTCGGGCGGCCAGTGTCAGCGTGTTGTTATCGCATTGGCTCTTGCCTGTAAGCCCGGCATTCTGCTCTGTGATGAGCCGACAACCGCGCTGGATGTCACCGTTCAGCGGCAGATCATCGACACGATTACCAGTCTGCAGCGTGAGCTGGGCTTCGCCATGGTCTTCGTTACACACAATCTGGCAATTGCCGCTAACCTCTGCTCCAGATTATATGTCATGAAGCAGGGGCAGATTGTGGAGCACGGAGAGACGCTTAATCTGCTTCAGCATCCGGCTGATCCCTACACACAGATGCTTATTGATTCAGTGCTTCCTCTGCCGGAGCTTGAAGGGAGCGTACAATAA
- a CDS encoding ABC transporter ATP-binding protein, whose amino-acid sequence MELALQVRDLTVRYGGFTALDHIQLDLEQHTTLGLVGESGSGKSTLARVIAGLIAPDEGQILLGSQELRKKRSREQHKKIQMIFQNPDASLNPKHSIRQILSEALLFHRIVDRSQVETRSKELLSRVQLEARSLDRYPHEFSGGQRQRIAIARALSVEPSLLIADEPTSALDVSVQRSVLELFHTLKNELNLTVLFISHDLGVIHAVSDTVAVMRQGKLVEINTKDQFFIRPEHEYSRELLSAVPKMPQ is encoded by the coding sequence ATGGAATTAGCTTTGCAGGTACGTGATCTAACGGTCCGTTACGGCGGATTTACCGCGCTTGACCATATACAGCTGGATTTGGAGCAGCATACCACGCTGGGGCTTGTCGGAGAGTCCGGTTCTGGAAAGTCTACGCTTGCGCGGGTCATTGCCGGGCTGATCGCTCCGGATGAGGGGCAGATTCTGCTGGGTTCACAGGAGTTGCGCAAGAAGAGAAGCAGAGAGCAGCATAAGAAGATCCAGATGATCTTCCAGAATCCGGATGCCTCGCTGAATCCTAAGCATTCTATCCGGCAGATCCTGTCTGAAGCCCTGCTGTTTCACCGGATTGTCGACCGTTCCCAAGTAGAGACAAGAAGCAAGGAGCTGCTTAGCCGGGTTCAGCTGGAAGCCAGGTCCCTGGACAGGTATCCGCATGAATTCTCCGGCGGCCAACGACAGCGGATTGCCATTGCACGCGCTCTAAGTGTGGAGCCGAGCCTGCTGATCGCCGATGAACCGACAAGTGCACTCGATGTATCCGTGCAGCGGAGCGTATTGGAACTGTTCCACACGCTCAAAAACGAGCTTAACCTTACCGTGTTATTCATTTCTCACGATCTTGGGGTTATTCACGCAGTCAGCGACACCGTTGCCGTCATGCGGCAGGGGAAGCTGGTAGAGATCAATACCAAGGATCAGTTCTTCATCCGCCCGGAGCATGAATACAGCCGCGAGCTGTTATCTGCGGTTCCAAAGATGCCACAATGA